Proteins encoded together in one Felis catus isolate Fca126 chromosome B3, F.catus_Fca126_mat1.0, whole genome shotgun sequence window:
- the LOC123386336 gene encoding 28S ribosomal protein S26, mitochondrial-like translates to MQTEHFRQYRQSMRALRLEFVSKVWKKVHEAWAGNLAEGKVLQDAADYSNLPAWNRAENQQLHELWLGGLRQEAEVREQEQWQVEEKAPWAERRRPGSSQRIRKVRQRQEEAKHFIT, encoded by the coding sequence ATGCAGACCGAGCATTTCCGGCAGTACCGCCAGTCGATGCGCGCCCTCAGGCTGGAGTTCGTGTCCAAGGTATGGAAGAAGGTGCACGAGGCCTGGGCAGGGAACCTGGCAGAGGGTAAGGTGCTGCAGGATGCAGCTGACTACAGTAACCTGCCGGCTTGGAACCGGGCGGAGAACCAGCAACTGCACGAGCTATGGTTAGGGGGACTGCGGCAGGAGGCGGAGGTGCGGGAGCAGGAGCAGTGGCAAGTGGAGGAGAAGGCCCCGTGGGCCGAGAGGCGCAGGCCTGGGAGCAGCCAAAGGATCAGGAAGGTGCGGCAGCGACAGGAGGAGGCAAAACATTTCATCACCTGA